In Helianthus annuus cultivar XRQ/B chromosome 8, HanXRQr2.0-SUNRISE, whole genome shotgun sequence, a single genomic region encodes these proteins:
- the LOC110869648 gene encoding uncharacterized protein LOC110869648, with translation MKIHLVVYTGGKWEIVNEKLEYVADADSSRRGLEIEPNLSYTALLSKLSNICSSTNITKLSYRLSSFSDPIDIINDEDLAIFYNFAMENIFEIYKLYVIEGFGVGSSGFSSPKKFLVPDLNFCTDEENYDVVNDSQPNPDNSFENCSRSSSITFEPGHVFNNKEDMKLELGKKCLLEHFEFKVDRSSKTRYQVSCLVDGCGWRFRARSFGDSGVFFVKSFNDKHTCSKTLTYPHVRQANPHVVAHYLKEPLKDSGRIYRCNEIVKDFRQRFQVEITTSQAWRGKSLALELLQGSSRESFAELPLYCYNLERANPGSVTHIKTDDERRFEMVFVAIGAAIRTFICNLRPVVIIDAAHLKGEFKGTLFLAVGMDGNNQILPISYGIGKSEDGECWTWFLSKLKECIGEIPEMAIISDRANSIHLAVRNVFPHVYHGLCCRHLMMNLRLPSDKKKENEKLWWKTCKSYRLSDFNESFNALCLAVPRVRHTLTSIGFGRWARAHCPGNRYHYMTSNSAESINALSRHSRKMPVTQLLEFFRQSVQKWFYDRRLQGIHEKHLLTQWAQKKIFKKIEGSRTWTVAGIELNSYSVADSGKGGLVDFVNGTCSCRVWQVSGLPCGHVIAVSKFLGETDCSKYCFPCYSNEVYKKTYEEAIYPLPHRSEWETPEDLINLQPPHMTKRQAGRPRENNRILSRGEEPTPLYCSRCNSYGHHRDVCRQPMPSEVRTRKHPDKGKGKETDNPDDFTQSPADYMYPSFNLGDF, from the exons ATGAAGATTCATTTGGTTGTATACACTGGCGGAAAGTGGGAAATCGTTAACGAAAAGTTGGAGTATGTTGCTGATGCTGATTCAAGTAGACGTGGTTTAGAAATTGAACCCAACCTTTCATACACCGCTCTTTTAAGTAAACTGTCAAACATTTGTAGTTCTACAAACATTACGAAGTTATCTTATCGGTTGTCTTCCTTTAGTGATCCCATAGATATAATAAACGATGAAGATCTTGcaattttttataattttgctatggaaaatatttttgaaatttataaattatatgtGATTGAAGGGTTTGGTGTTGGATCATCTGGTTTTTCAAGTCCAAAAAAATTTTTAGTTCCTGATTTAAATTTCTGTACTGATGAAGAAAATTATGATGTTGTAAACGACTCCCAACCAAATCCTGATAATTCTTTCGAAAATTGTTCGCGATCTTCATCAATTACTTTTGAACCAGGTCACGTATTTAATAACAAAGAAGACATGAAACTTGAATTGGGAAAAAAATGTTTGTTAGAACACTTTGAGTTTAAAGTAGATAGATCCTCTAAAACTCGGTACCAGGTGTCATGTTTGGTCGACGGTTGCGGTTGGCGTTTCCGTGCAAGGAGTTTTGGAGATAGTGGGGTGTTTTTTGTTAAGAGTTTTAACGATAAACACACGTGCTCGAAGACGCTAACGTACCCACATGTTCGTCAGGCAAACCCACATGTTGTTGCTCATTATTTAAAAGAACCTTTAAAAGACAGTGGAAGAATATATCGTTGTAATGAAATAGTGAAAGATTTTAGACAGAGATTCCAAGTTGAGATAACCACTAGTCAAGCTTGGCGTGGAAAAAGTCTGGCACTAGAGCTTTTACAAGGATCAAGCAGAGAGTCGTTCGCAGAACTACCACTTTACTGTTACAATCTTGAGCGGGCAAATCCTGGTTCTGTTACACATATCAAGACTGATGACGAGCGTCGGTTTGAGATGGTCTTTGTCGCGATTGGTGCTGCG aTTCGTACCTTTATATGCAATTTAAGACCGGTGGTGATCATTGATGCTGCACACCTAAAGGGTGAATTTAAAGGGACGTTATTTTTAGCTGTTGGGATGGATGGAAACAACCAAATTTTACCAATTTCCTACGGAATAGGAAAATCAGAGGATGGTGAATGTTGGACATGGTTTCTGTCAAAGCTTAAAGAATGTATCGGTGAAATACCTGAAATGGCCATAATTTCGGATAGAGCGAATTCTATACATCTGGCTGTTAGAAATGTCTTTCCACATGTTTATCATGGGTTATGCTGTCGTCATTTAATGATGAACCTACGTTTACCCtctgataaaaaaaaagaaaatgagaagTTGTGGTGGAAGACATGCAAATCGTATCGATTGTCTGATTTTAACGAGTCATTTAATGCTCTTTGTCTTGCCGTTCCTAGAGTGCGACACACTCTAACAAGTATTGGGTTCGGTAGATGGGCACGGGCGCATTGTCCAGGCAATCGATATCATTATATGACATCTAACAGCGCGGAGTCTATTAACGCTTTATCTAGACACTCGCGTAAAATGCCGGTAACACAACTCTTAGAGTTCTTCCGGCAATCTGTACAAAAGTGGTTTTACGATCGCCGTTTGCAAGGTATACATGAAAAACATTTACTTACACAGTGGGCACAgaagaaaatttttaaaaaaattgaagggTCTAGAACATGGACGGTTGCTGGGATTGAGTTAAACAGTTATTCTGTTGCAGACAGTGGAAAGGGGGGTTTAGTGGACTTTGTTAATGGAACATGTAGTTGCCGAGTTTGGCAGGTTTCTGGTTTACCATGCGGGCATGTTATCGCCGTTTCAAAATTTTTAGGTGAAACCGACTGCAGTAAGTATTGCTTCCCGTGTTACTCCAACGAAGTCTATAAGAAAACTTATGAAGAAGCGATTTATCCTCTCCCGCATAGATCTGAATGGGAGACTCCAGAAGACCTTATCAATCTTCAACCGCCACATATGACAAAGCGCCAGGCTGGTCGTCCTCGAGAAAACAACCGAATCTTATCCCGCGGGGAAGAACCTACTCCCCTCTATTGTTCCCGATGTAACTCATATGGTCATCATCGGGATGTATGTCGGCAGCCCATGCCGTCAGAAGTTCGTACTCGCAAACACCCAGACAAAGGGAAAGGGAAAGAAACCGATAATCCTGATGATTTTACACAATCTCCTGCTGATTATATGTATCCGTCTTTCAACTTGGGAGACTTTTAA